One window of Triticum dicoccoides isolate Atlit2015 ecotype Zavitan chromosome 5A, WEW_v2.0, whole genome shotgun sequence genomic DNA carries:
- the LOC119301125 gene encoding uncharacterized protein LOC119301125, which translates to MATTSCPRLLHLPSSTSTSSALPPVCPSHLRFKPPPPAAGAVSTSALGRGCSSWLSLRCRSAAGPLPPSSEPPPPSPQDWQERLSRLQDTLRIFFAVLFWMSLFFWGSAWGGSNNSGGKKGQRFRNKSK; encoded by the exons ATGGCGACGACGAGCTGCCCTCGTCTCCTACATCtcccctcctccacctccacctcctccgccctCCCACCAGTCTGTCCTTCCCACCTCCGCTTCAAGCCACCACCACCAGCAGCCGGCGCGGTTTCTACTTCCGCCTTGGGCCGTGGCTGCAGTTCTTGGCTCAGCCTCCGCTGCCGAAGCGCTGCCGGACCCTTGCCGCCCTCCTCCGAGCCACCGCCTCCATCTCCTCAAG ATTGGCAAGAGAGGTTGTCAAGATTACAGGATACGTTACGGATATTCTTTGCAGTTCTGTTCTGGATGTCACTGTTTTTCTGGGGCAGTGCTTGGGGTGGAAGTAACAACTCAGGGGGCAAGAAGGGCCAACGGTTTCGAAACAAATCCAAGTGA